The DNA segment AGATCAGGCATCAAACCAGTGATATCAGAAAAATCCAGCGGATCCATACGAATCCCGGCCTCCATCGTGCCCTTACTATTTAATTCCAGACTTCCTTGGGTCGTAGCCAAGGAATTATCCAGTTGAAGCCTCACTCCCTCCCAACTTATCTTATTCAACGAACTACGAACCCTACCAGAAAGGTCATACACATGAAGCGAAGGCTCTTGGGTAGTCATGTTAAATGATTGCAGCACAGCATCCACCTGGTCACCAGAAAGCCATAGCGCAGCCTGCATGCTCGATTCAATATAGCTGGGAACCAAATGATTCTTTTCAAACATATAAATACTAGACGAGAATTGATCCAGACATAAACTCCTAATCTCCAAATCCATAGCAGGCTTCTCCATTGAAGAATCCTCTTCTGATGGTACAGACATGAGCTGCACCAGGTTGAGCCCTGCCTCTTGATCCTGTTTCAGGTTCATATGCAACCTGTCTATTTTCAGTTCATTCACTTCTATTTTGTTATTCAGTAAGCTCCATATTCGATAATGAACATAAACCTCACGACAAGTTATCAAGGTATCCTCGCCTTGAACTATCTTTATATGATGAAGCACAAAATCTGAAAATATATTTCCTTGCAATGATTCAATATGTAATTCACCTTGCATATACTTACCTGCCTCATACGAAAGTAAACGAACCAACATACTATTTACATACCCCAACCGGATCAACAAAATCAACAAAAGAAGCAGGCCGATTATACTTCCCAACACAAATGATGATATTTGAACTACTCTCTTCATCATAACAGGCACCTAAAATGTTTGTCCAATAGAAATAAAAAACTGAAAATCAAACGAATTACCCAGAACTGGCGAGGCCATATCCAAGCGAATAGGACCAATGGGCGATTTAACCCGAAAACCAACACCTGCGTTATAATGCAATGACTTTAAAGAATATGCATACGAATCAGAGCAAACATTACCGGCATCCATAAAAACAACGCCTCCAAAGATATCGTAGATAGGAAATCGTAATTCTGCACTTGCTTCCATTAAAGTATTACCTCCAATGGCAAAACCTTCTTGATTAAGCGGAGAAACACCATGTCTGATCCACCCTCTCAATGAAGAAGCCCCTCCCGCATAAAACCTTTCTTCGATGGGTGTTTGGGCAGAGAGTTGCGTATTTTGGATAATACCTGTCTTGAATCGTAATGCCATGATCAAATTTTTCATTAACAAAGAGTAATTGCGTAGCGACAATTGGAACTGATAATATTGAATATCATTACTAAAGCCCAAGCCAGCATAAGATATTGAACCATCCAACCTATATCCTTTGGTGGGATAAAATCTATTATTAGTAGCATTGTGCACACTCCCAAAGCTAACAATTGACTTATCATGCTCCAATTCATCTTTATCCAACTGCAAGTCGTCCAATTCAGTCAGGTCATCACGTTCTATGGCATAACTCAAATTAATACTAGTTTTCTTATTTACCTGATACAGAAAATTTATACCAGCACCAATACGATCTATTTGATAACTCTCTTCTCTTTCTCTCACAAAAAACGGGTTAAAAGAAAAATCAAGATGATCGATAAATAAATCAGGCTGAATAAAATTAACATCCAAGCTTAGCGGCACAAAATAAGATGTTTTACCCTTTAATATCAATCTCCTAGCTCCACCCAAAAAGCTGATGCGTGTCATCTGCCCCGATAATCTCAACCTATCCTCAGTACCATACCCCACTCCTCCCTCAAAAGTATAACGCGGAAGCTCTTTAACGAAGACATCTATGGGAATTCTATTATCTACTATACTATCTTTTAGGGCATTGATTATCACATACTGAAAAAGTTGGGTTTCAAATATATTTTGCTGCGTCGCACTAATTCTTTGTTGGCTATATAAGTCGGATTTCGATAACAAAACACGCTTTTCAATAAATGACTCCGATATTAAACTGTCACCTCTAATGGTAATAGCTCCAAAAAAACTTCTCTTACCCGGATCTACCTTAAAGTTTATACTAGCATTCTTTTTCTGTCTATCGATAGATAGCAGGTAATTAGACTGTACAAAAGGATAACCGGCATCGGTAAAATACTGTAGCAATATATTTTCACTTTTAAAAACATCCTCATCCCTAAAACGTTGTTTGGGTTTTAATGGGATGTCATTTTGCACAGAATCAATCATTGCATATGACAGACTATCCAGAGAACCATAAAATTTAACAGAATCGACCATTACAAACTCCTTTTCGTCGATAAACACATGAATATTGATTTGATCTTTTGACTTAAGTGTATCTAGAACATAGTTTATATGAGCGTTCAAAAATCCATTTCGGATATAATAACTTTTTAAGCGTTGTATATCATTTTTAAAGACATCCTGCAAAAATGGAGGATTTTTTTTCCAAAATAACAAGCGGTTCAATTTATCGCGTGGTATGGTATTAAACTGTTCCAACAGTTCCTCATTTTGCAGTGTATTATTCCCCGAAAAATTAAGATCATGAATGCGATAAGCCTTTTGGGCAAACACAGGTAATTCTAGGATCATTAATATAATATAAAGAATAAATTGCAACTTTCTGTGCATCACTCTCTCTCTATTCATGTATGTTATAAGCCGTACAAAACCTCTTCTTTTAATAGTGTTAAACAGTACACAATATACTCATTTATGTAATATGGAATAGAAAACACAATGCAATATAAAATAAAGTGTTACCCAAATTATTTTTTTAGTCTAAAAAGAGAAACATAATACGCTTGGAATATACAAAATGAAGAAAAAAATAAACGATGTTCAACTTAGTTACCTAAATATTAATGACTATTCTGAACTAAAACAGGTAATGATTAGCTCTTACCATGCACTGGACGACGCCTATTGGGCATCAGAAAAAATTGAAAAGCTCATTCATATTTTCCCCGAGGGTCAGGTTGTCATCAAAGTCAATAATGACATTGCAGGGTGTGCACTCACTATCGTTGTTAATTCATCAGAATTGGATTCACATCATACGTATAGTGAAATAACTAGTAACTATACCTTTGATACCCACACAAATGAAGGCGATCTTTTGTATGGCATTGACGTATTTGTAAAACCAGAATTCAGAGGTCTTAGGTTAGGTAGAAGATTATATGATTATAGAAAGGAACTTTGCGAAAGACTTAATTTAAAAGGTATTTTATTTGGTGGTAGAATTCCCAATTATCACAAATACTCCAACAGCATATCCCCCCGTCAATATATAGAAAAAGTAAAAGCAAAAAAGATAAACGACCCAGTATTAAACTTTCAGCTTTCCAATGATTTTCACCCCGTAAGGATATTAAAAAACTACTTAAAAGGCGATGTGGAATCAGAAGAATATGCAGTTTTATTAAGGTGGGACAATGTATTTTATGAAAAACCGAAAACCAAGGCTTCTTCCATTAAGAAAATCGTACGAATAGGTGTAGTACAATGGCAAATGCGGTCCTATAAATCATCACAGGAGCTATTGCAACAAGTAGAATATTTTGTAGATGCACTGAGTGGTTACAAAAGTGACTTTGCCTTATTCCCTGAGTTTTTCAACGCCCCATTGATGGCAGCTTACAACCATCTGAGCGAATCAGATGCTATCAGAGAGCTGGCCAAATACACCGAAGAAATTAAGCAAGCCATGGCTAACCTAGCTATTAGCTATAATATTAATATTATCACCGGAAGCATGCCGGAATTGGTTGACAATACCCTATTTAATGTGGGCTATCTTTGCAAAAGAGATGGAAGCATTGAACGGTTTGAAAAACTACATGTAACTCCTGACGAAAGAAAAGTATGGGCATTACAAGGTGGTAGTGAAGTAAAAACTTTTAATACCGATTGCAGCCAAATTGGCATTCTAATTTGTTACGATGTGGAGTTTCCTGAGTTATCGCGTTTATTAGCTGACGACGGAATGGATGTATTATTTGTTCCCTTTTTGACAGATACACAAAACGGCTACTCAAGAATTAGAAACTGTGCTCAGGCCAGAGCCATAGAAAATGAATGCTATGTAGTTATTGCAGGCAGTGTAGGAAACTTACCCAATGTTCACAATATGGACATTCAATATGCACAGCCTATGGTCTTTACACCATGTGACTTCCAATTTCCAACCAATGGAATAAAAGCAGAAGCAACACCCAATACCGAAATGATACTTATTGCCGATGTTGACATGGACTTATTACGTGACCTGCGAAACCATGGCAGCGTGATGAACATGGCTGACAGAAGAAAAGACCTATATTCATTAAAACGAAACAATTAAATCAAAGTGCGTTTATTAAAAAATTTAAACGCCAATATTTATCAGAACAAGATTTTGACTATGTGTTTTTTGACCATAATCAACCTATTACGCTGTCAGCAAAAAGTAAAATTAAAGGCATCATATTATCCGGAGGTAAAGGCAATCCATACGAACCATTGAACCTTACCTCCAATTTTGTTGCAATGTTTAATTTTAATGTGCCTATATTAGGCTTTTGTTTAGGACATGAGATAATAGCGGTTGCCCATCGGGGCAGGATAAAAAAATTAGCAGATTACCATGGTAAAAAAGAACTTATTACCATCACAAAACCTTCTGACCCTATTTTTGAAGGACTGAATAAAAAAGATGTATCATTGGTAAAGAGACATTCTTTTTACGTCTCGGAATTACCCGATTCTATTGAGAATCTCGGTACTTCTGAAACTTGTTCAACAGAAATAATTGAACATAGAAACAAACCCATTTATGGTTTTCAGTCCCATCCCGAAGCTTCAGGAGCTGATGGACTATTGATTGTACGTAACTTTCTTAAAATATGTGGGATAAGTGAATAGTAATTTTTCAACATTAATAATATGGCACGTTTTTTAAAAAGTAACAAAGAACATATTGGTCTGGCTCCCGATCGTATTGTTTTTCGTGGAGAAAAAAAGATTGATGATACGCTGATACATCTTTTTAAGTATGATGAAGGATCGTTAACAGAAACAGAGATAGATGATTTAGCCAATTTAGATAAGTACGATTTAAAGAATGCCAATTCATGGATTAACGTATATGGACTTCATGATGAACGTGTTATGGCAAATTTCTCGAAATACCTTCATATAGCCCCCGTGATTATCTCTGAAGTTTTAAATACGCATAGCAGACCAAGAGTAATCGAATATGACAATTGTTTGTATGTTTCGGCCAAAATGGCAAGCCTTAAAATCAATGATGACCAAAAGGTAAATACCGAAAATATTGTTTTTCTACTTAAAGACAAACAATTAATCACCTTTCAAGAAAAAAAAGGTGATGTGTTTAATCCTGTTAGAGAACGGTTAAGAAACAATAAAAAAAAATTAAGACTATTGGGCTCTGACTATTTAATGTATACACTAATTGACATTATTATTGACAATTACACCTACATTATTAGTCGAATGGGTGAAAAAGTCGAAAATCTGGACGAAAAATTACTACATTCAACTGATCAATCTGTATTAACCGAAATAAGCTTCTATAAAAGCGAATTTATATATTTACATAAAACTATTTTTCCTTGTAAAGAAATGGTTTTTAACCTAAAAAAACTGGAATCTGAATATATACAAGATGATAACATTGTATTTTTTAGAGAATTACAGGGAAATATCAACCA comes from the Saccharicrinis fermentans DSM 9555 = JCM 21142 genome and includes:
- a CDS encoding carbon-nitrogen hydrolase family protein — translated: MKKKINDVQLSYLNINDYSELKQVMISSYHALDDAYWASEKIEKLIHIFPEGQVVIKVNNDIAGCALTIVVNSSELDSHHTYSEITSNYTFDTHTNEGDLLYGIDVFVKPEFRGLRLGRRLYDYRKELCERLNLKGILFGGRIPNYHKYSNSISPRQYIEKVKAKKINDPVLNFQLSNDFHPVRILKNYLKGDVESEEYAVLLRWDNVFYEKPKTKASSIKKIVRIGVVQWQMRSYKSSQELLQQVEYFVDALSGYKSDFALFPEFFNAPLMAAYNHLSESDAIRELAKYTEEIKQAMANLAISYNINIITGSMPELVDNTLFNVGYLCKRDGSIERFEKLHVTPDERKVWALQGGSEVKTFNTDCSQIGILICYDVEFPELSRLLADDGMDVLFVPFLTDTQNGYSRIRNCAQARAIENECYVVIAGSVGNLPNVHNMDIQYAQPMVFTPCDFQFPTNGIKAEATPNTEMILIADVDMDLLRDLRNHGSVMNMADRRKDLYSLKRNN
- a CDS encoding BamA/OMP85 family outer membrane protein; this encodes MILELPVFAQKAYRIHDLNFSGNNTLQNEELLEQFNTIPRDKLNRLLFWKKNPPFLQDVFKNDIQRLKSYYIRNGFLNAHINYVLDTLKSKDQINIHVFIDEKEFVMVDSVKFYGSLDSLSYAMIDSVQNDIPLKPKQRFRDEDVFKSENILLQYFTDAGYPFVQSNYLLSIDRQKKNASINFKVDPGKRSFFGAITIRGDSLISESFIEKRVLLSKSDLYSQQRISATQQNIFETQLFQYVIINALKDSIVDNRIPIDVFVKELPRYTFEGGVGYGTEDRLRLSGQMTRISFLGGARRLILKGKTSYFVPLSLDVNFIQPDLFIDHLDFSFNPFFVREREESYQIDRIGAGINFLYQVNKKTSINLSYAIERDDLTELDDLQLDKDELEHDKSIVSFGSVHNATNNRFYPTKGYRLDGSISYAGLGFSNDIQYYQFQLSLRNYSLLMKNLIMALRFKTGIIQNTQLSAQTPIEERFYAGGASSLRGWIRHGVSPLNQEGFAIGGNTLMEASAELRFPIYDIFGGVVFMDAGNVCSDSYAYSLKSLHYNAGVGFRVKSPIGPIRLDMASPVLGNSFDFQFFISIGQTF
- a CDS encoding glutamine amidotransferase-related protein — translated: MKKFKRQYLSEQDFDYVFFDHNQPITLSAKSKIKGIILSGGKGNPYEPLNLTSNFVAMFNFNVPILGFCLGHEIIAVAHRGRIKKLADYHGKKELITITKPSDPIFEGLNKKDVSLVKRHSFYVSELPDSIENLGTSETCSTEIIEHRNKPIYGFQSHPEASGADGLLIVRNFLKICGISE
- the corA gene encoding magnesium/cobalt transporter CorA, which encodes MARFLKSNKEHIGLAPDRIVFRGEKKIDDTLIHLFKYDEGSLTETEIDDLANLDKYDLKNANSWINVYGLHDERVMANFSKYLHIAPVIISEVLNTHSRPRVIEYDNCLYVSAKMASLKINDDQKVNTENIVFLLKDKQLITFQEKKGDVFNPVRERLRNNKKKLRLLGSDYLMYTLIDIIIDNYTYIISRMGEKVENLDEKLLHSTDQSVLTEISFYKSEFIYLHKTIFPCKEMVFNLKKLESEYIQDDNIVFFRELQGNINHAVDSLNNYKEILANQLNIYHTQISSRLNDIMKFLTIFSVIFIPLTFIASIYGTNFEFIPELKLTYGYPMMLLAMIVVALIMIIYFKKRKWI